In Peromyscus leucopus breed LL Stock chromosome 9, UCI_PerLeu_2.1, whole genome shotgun sequence, the sequence GAAGTCCCCGGAGCACTGGGGAGCAGCCCTCATTGCCCCAGTGTTGGATTTTCTACAGAGATGTGCCTGAGCTTGTCATCCTCTCCAGTGGGCCGGATGAGGCATCCTACCGCCACAAAGCAAGAGGTTGAGTTGGGAAATGGGCTCCATGTCTAGCATGATCTTTAAAACACAGCCATTCTCCCAGCACTGCATTGATTGGATGAAGTGCAAAACCCCAGTCTGCCCCttgctctgtttttgtttagtttttaatccGATGAAACCACTTCGCTTTTTTGCATTTCCATTCCCCTCTGTGAAAACTAGAATGCAGAGAATTGGTTGTGAGACGAGCAAGGCAGAGGAGTCCGGAATGGTTCTCAGCTTTGAATCTGTGCAGCTAAGTGGGTGGTGGTGctaaggtggggtgggggtgggggcagaagggGAAACAGGTTAGGAGCAGTGAATGAGGAGTCTTGTTTCACACATTAGGTAATGTGTTGTTCTGTGTATTGCATGTGTAAAAAGAGCTGAGCCAGACATTTGAAATGTCATAGAAGATTGAGGTTAGAAACAGCTTTTTGGTGTTTGCAGCTCTCTAACGCCAGCGCCGCCTCTCACTCGCCTAGCTCCAGCCGGAGGAAAAGCGTTGTAAGTAAGGAGATGCCCATAGTAAGGCTCATCCAAAGCAGACTGCCGGCAAATCCACGGTGGTAAAGTACTCAGCAAACAACTGGCTGCAAGAGCGGCTCGCAAGAGTGCGCCCTCTACTGGAAAGGTGAAGAAACCTCACCGTTACAGGCCTGGTGCTGTGGCACTGGGTGAAATCAGACGCTATCAGAAGTCCGCAGCTCCCCTTGCAGCTTCTGGTGCGAGACATTGCTCAGGACGTCAGAACAGATCTGAGCTTCCAGAGTGCGGCTATTGGCGCTTTGCAAAAGGCAAGCGAGGTCTATCTGGttggcctttttgaagataccaacCTGTGTGCTATCCATGCCAGACATATAACAACTATGCCAAAAGATACCCAGCTaacacaaagctacacggagatcGTGCTTAAGAGTCCACTATGAGGGAAACAtttcattctcaaaaaaaaaaaaaaaagttttacctCTTCTTCCTGTCATGTTAGATATTTTCTTCCATGGGGTCAAAGGTACCTAAGTATATGATTGCAAGTGGAAAAATAGGGGACAGAAAACAGGTATTGCcaacttttccattttcatttatgtgtgaatttttaaaatataaatgcaagATATAAAGCATTAATGCAAGCAAATATTTCAGTGAATGCATTTCAACAGTTCAACtttataacaattataaataaatttgttaaaCATTTCTGGACAATGCCAGcatttggaatttaaaaaaacaagtaaatttcTTATTGACAGCAACTAAATGGTGTTTGTAGCATTTTTATCAAATAGTAGATTGCATCCATTCACTATACTTTTTGATGAGTTGTCCTACATGCAagtacatgtttttaatgttgtctgttttctgtgcagttcctgtaagtttgctactaaaatacattaaacacaaacaaaaaaaaggaagaaagagagaaagaaatagaaagaatggaaggaaggaaagaaggaagagatttttttcagcTATTAAAGGCCAAATTAGATAAAATACATTTACACTCCTAGGAATCTCTAAATGATTGTGTGAACTGGGTTCCTATATCaaatatattcattaatattttagCAGATTCTTTTTCCATAATGTATCGATGCTTTCTTCAATAAATTTGATAATCTAAggcttaattatatatatataatgatataatatatattcatcttAGAAATATTATAATGAAGAAACAGAATAATGCTTTACACTGGTAGTTTTATTTTCCCAGTGTTGGTGGCGGCAGGGGTGGGGGCGGTGAGAAGTGCTGATATAGACAACGAAAGAACAAAATTTGGACACTAGAGGGTGCCATGAACATGTCAGAAGACCCCAAACTTAAAAGGTAccactcagggtctctcctgcctTCATCTTTCCCCTAATGCAGAAATTAAGGCTCCTGGGTCTGTGAATAAAAGATgagccccaccccctccaggcCTCGTGATCACCC encodes:
- the LOC114683788 gene encoding histone H3-like centromeric protein A, with translation MRVLAARSPRSTGEQPSLPQCWIFYRDVPELVILSSGPDEASYRHKLSNASAASHSPSSSRRKSVLLVRDIAQDVRTDLSFQSAAIGALQKASEVYLVGLFEDTNLCAIHARHITTMPKDTQLTQSYTEIVLKSPL